The window GATTATCAGATCAAAGGCAAACGTGTGCTGGAGGTAGGCTGTGGCATTGCCTTAGCCAGTCTGGTGTTAAACCAGCGGGCTGCAGATATTACGGCAACGGACCACCATCCTGGCGCCGGGGGCTTTCTGGATTACAATGTCGGTCTGAATAACGGTAAAATCATTCCCTTTGTTCGAACCGGATGGGCTGAGCCTTTCCATGATCAACTTGGTACATTTGACCTTATTATCGGCTCTGATTTGCTATACGAAGATGCACATGTGAATCTTTTGGCAGCATTTATAAATCAGCATGTTCGGCCATGTTGTGAAGTGGTGATCGTGGATCCAGGGCGCGGATTTCATACAAAATTTACCAGAAAAATGGGAAGTCTTGGTTATTCGCAATCTCAAAAGAAGTATGAAAGTATAGATTATTTAAAAAAGCATTTTAAAGGCTGGATTTTAACCTATTCCAAATAGATTTGCTTAAAGAAAAGAGAGGACGGTTGGATGATTATTTATGTCGGCAATTTTACAGAGCAGATGAAGGAAACAACTCTTCGGGAAATGTTTGAGGCATTTGGCGTGGTGGATAGCGTTAAAATCATAAAAGACAGATTCAGCGAACGTTCAAGGGGGTTCGGTTTTGTGGAAATGCCGAGCAACTCCGAAGCAGATAAAGCGATTAAGGCTTTGAATGGTAACATGGTTAATAAGAAACCCCTTAAAATCAAACAGGGGGATTCAGGTGCCAAAAAGAAGAAAAAGAAATTTAAAAAAAGAAGCTACTGAAACTTTTTTGAACGGAGAATATGCCCTTTCAGCAATCAGATGTAGGTCAGGGAAGCGATTTTGAACAGATTTTATCTCGAATCCTCCAGGAAAAACTATATGAAAAAAAAATGAATGGTGTTGGGTTTCAGGACGCAATGCTTCTTGTATTTAAGGAGGTTCTCGAATTTTCAGACAGTATTATACAGGATTTTGAAAGAGATGGGAAAAGTCCAACAGTTGCCTGCAAAAGCGGTTGCAGTTATTGTTGCCACTCTTTGGTACATATCATCCCCATTGAGGCGCTCCTTATTTTCCAATTTATTTCAGTGAATTTCACATGTTCTGAAATAAATGCGTTGAGGGATGTGATATCCCATACTCAATTACTGACCAAAGGTAAAACAGTGGCGCAAATCTATACTTTGAAGCATGAGCTGCCATGCATGTTTCTCAAACACGGCAAGTGCACAATTTATGCTATACGGCCAAGCATTTGCCGTTCCTGGAATTCTATGGATGCCAAGACCTGCCGGGTCGCCTATGATTCTTTTGACTATAAATCCTCCGTGAATGCTTCTCCCGTCCGTAATTTCATTTTGGGAACAACCCGAGAACTATTCGAACAATTTTCCGAAGCACTATTGTTCCAGTCAAAGACCTTACTTCTTCATAATGCCGTGTCAGACTGTCTGAATAGTTTTGATCCTCTTGGCCTATGGGCAAAGGGATATAGGGTTTTCAGCTACGATAAGCCTATCAAATTTCCAGCAATGTTTTGAAACCGAGCAGGGCCTGTTCCTGGAATCCATGGCAGAGGCCACAGGATGTGTCATAGGCCATTGAGGCGACAATCTTTCCAAATATCAACAAAAAAGTGTGAAATTCATTGTGAAGACAATTAAATTGCCTGATACTGATGGAAAATTTGGACTATTTAAGCGCCACCCATGAATACCGGAACAGAACATGATTGACTGGATTGAAAAAAAGCTTGCGGTGTGGGTGCTGACACCCCGGGGGATGATCCTGGCAAACCGGGTGAAGCAGGCATTGCCCCATGCAGACCTGTTTGCATCGCAAAAACTTGGGCCAGGGGAGCCCTACACCCCATTCTTTGTTCTGGCCAGGGATCTGGCCGCCGTATGGCACCATTATGATGCCCATTACTTTATCATGGCCGCGGGGATTGTGGTGCGCGCCATTGCCCCCCTGATCCGGGATAAGAGCAGGGATCCTGCCGTGGTGTGCTCGGATGAGGCAGGCAATTTTGTGATCAGTCTGGTCTCAGGCCATATTGGCGGCGCCAATGAGCTGGCGGTAAAGCTGTCGACGGAACTTGGGGCGACACCTGTGATCACCACGGCCACGGATGTCAACAAGGTGCCGGGCATTGATGTGATTGCAAGGGACCAGGGGCTTTATATCGAAAACAAAGCAGCCATAAAATATGTAAGCATGGCTTTTATCAGGGGCGAGCCTGTACCGGTCCATGACCCTTTTCATCTTGTATCGCCACACCTGCCGTCTGCGCTCATGGAAGCACCTTCATTGTTTGCGCCTGAAAAATCCGGAATATGGGTGGATTACATGGTTCACGACCTTCCGGAAAAGGTTCTGGTTCTGCGGCCTAA is drawn from uncultured Desulfobacter sp. and contains these coding sequences:
- a CDS encoding methyltransferase domain-containing protein, with product MDIHIRMLRDILQFDDPGDVAGKLGISSAAWPLFGVIWPSEEVLAHLMLDYQIKGKRVLEVGCGIALASLVLNQRAADITATDHHPGAGGFLDYNVGLNNGKIIPFVRTGWAEPFHDQLGTFDLIIGSDLLYEDAHVNLLAAFINQHVRPCCEVVIVDPGRGFHTKFTRKMGSLGYSQSQKKYESIDYLKKHFKGWILTYSK
- a CDS encoding RNA-binding protein; this translates as MIIYVGNFTEQMKETTLREMFEAFGVVDSVKIIKDRFSERSRGFGFVEMPSNSEADKAIKALNGNMVNKKPLKIKQGDSGAKKKKKKFKKRSY
- a CDS encoding YkgJ family cysteine cluster protein, whose translation is MPFQQSDVGQGSDFEQILSRILQEKLYEKKMNGVGFQDAMLLVFKEVLEFSDSIIQDFERDGKSPTVACKSGCSYCCHSLVHIIPIEALLIFQFISVNFTCSEINALRDVISHTQLLTKGKTVAQIYTLKHELPCMFLKHGKCTIYAIRPSICRSWNSMDAKTCRVAYDSFDYKSSVNASPVRNFILGTTRELFEQFSEALLFQSKTLLLHNAVSDCLNSFDPLGLWAKGYRVFSYDKPIKFPAMF
- a CDS encoding cobalt-precorrin 5A hydrolase codes for the protein MIDWIEKKLAVWVLTPRGMILANRVKQALPHADLFASQKLGPGEPYTPFFVLARDLAAVWHHYDAHYFIMAAGIVVRAIAPLIRDKSRDPAVVCSDEAGNFVISLVSGHIGGANELAVKLSTELGATPVITTATDVNKVPGIDVIARDQGLYIENKAAIKYVSMAFIRGEPVPVHDPFHLVSPHLPSALMEAPSLFAPEKSGIWVDYMVHDLPEKVLVLRPKMLVAGMGCRRGVTCRELEDHLRKVFHAREFSVNSLSKIVSVDLKADESGLLELARTLNVPIEFYTRDELNQVKAVPTPSSLVNKHIGAESVCEAAAMLATGQPHLLTPKTVGRTVTLAIAEIPFIS